From a region of the Myroides sp. JBRI-B21084 genome:
- a CDS encoding methylmalonyl-CoA mutase subunit beta, producing MLFNQFEKVTSKQWKNQIQFELKGADYNETLVWESLEGIKVKPFYHNDDDTVTTNITTTNTNFAIVQEIYVHNTEKSIAKANEVLKRGAESIRFIIPNNEINVVQLINQIQNTPKAVYLQFLFLNQETILAVDTEAAKLPFEVFILVDPIHQLLFDGNFYKDGTTDFETLNQINNKVQNCNWLTVNATTYQNAGANMVQQIAYTLAHTNEYLNRISTFNKNITIQVAVGGNYFFEIAKLRALRLTLNALATEYDNTISFHIIAKPTLRNKTIYDYNVNMLRTTTECMSAVLGGANAVENIAYDAIFHKTNEFGDRIARNQLLILKEESYFNKVNNPADGAYYIENLTQQLAEKGLDLFKDIEKNGGLITQLIEGTIQRKITEAATKEQELFNQGKEVLLGTNKYPNLQDKMANDLELYPFVKNNPRKTLISPIIEKRLAETIEQERLENEKNAK from the coding sequence ATGTTATTTAACCAGTTTGAAAAAGTAACATCAAAACAGTGGAAAAACCAAATTCAATTTGAATTAAAAGGCGCGGATTATAACGAAACTTTAGTTTGGGAAAGCTTAGAAGGTATTAAAGTTAAACCCTTTTACCACAACGATGATGATACGGTAACTACTAACATAACTACTACAAATACCAATTTTGCAATTGTACAAGAAATTTATGTTCATAATACAGAAAAGTCTATTGCAAAAGCTAACGAAGTTTTAAAACGTGGTGCCGAAAGCATTCGATTTATTATTCCAAACAACGAAATAAATGTAGTACAGCTAATTAATCAAATACAAAACACACCAAAAGCGGTTTACTTACAGTTTTTATTTTTAAACCAAGAAACCATTTTAGCGGTTGATACCGAAGCTGCAAAATTACCTTTTGAAGTTTTTATTTTGGTTGATCCAATTCATCAATTGCTATTTGATGGTAATTTTTACAAAGATGGAACTACCGATTTTGAAACTTTAAATCAAATCAACAATAAAGTACAAAATTGCAATTGGTTAACTGTTAATGCTACAACTTACCAAAACGCTGGTGCAAACATGGTGCAACAAATTGCTTATACACTTGCACATACCAACGAATATTTAAACCGCATTAGTACTTTTAACAAAAACATAACAATACAAGTTGCAGTAGGTGGTAATTATTTTTTCGAAATTGCCAAGCTACGTGCTTTGCGCCTTACTTTAAACGCTTTAGCAACCGAATACGATAATACTATTAGTTTTCATATTATAGCAAAACCAACCTTACGCAATAAAACCATATACGATTACAACGTAAACATGCTACGCACAACTACCGAATGTATGAGTGCAGTTCTGGGAGGTGCTAACGCTGTTGAAAACATTGCGTACGATGCTATTTTCCATAAAACCAACGAATTTGGCGATCGTATTGCTAGAAATCAGTTGTTAATATTAAAAGAAGAAAGCTACTTTAATAAAGTAAACAATCCTGCCGATGGCGCTTATTATATTGAAAATTTAACACAACAATTAGCCGAAAAAGGATTGGATCTTTTTAAAGATATCGAAAAAAATGGCGGTTTAATTACGCAATTAATCGAAGGTACCATTCAACGAAAAATAACCGAAGCTGCCACTAAAGAACAAGAATTATTTAACCAAGGTAAAGAAGTTTTATTAGGCACCAACAAATATCCAAATTTACAAGATAAAATGGCAAACGATTTAGAGTTGTATCCTTTTGTAAAAAACAACCCTCGTAAAACATTAATATCACCTATCATTGAAAAACGCTTAGCTGAAACAATAGAGCAAGAACGTTTAGAAAATGAAAAAAATGCCAAATAA
- a CDS encoding FtsB family cell division protein, translating to MKQQIAALLVKYPFLKWVTNRFVLVSLFFIIWLLFFDTYAFFDHRAINKEIEKLENNRDYYQSEIKSDSKNIKKMYRKEEVERYAREKYYMKRENEDIYIIDTDKEYPTNQPIN from the coding sequence ATGAAACAACAAATTGCCGCTTTATTGGTTAAATATCCCTTTTTAAAATGGGTTACTAATAGATTTGTATTGGTTTCATTATTCTTTATAATTTGGTTGCTGTTTTTTGATACTTATGCTTTTTTTGACCACAGAGCTATTAATAAAGAAATTGAAAAACTAGAAAACAACCGCGATTATTATCAATCTGAAATAAAAAGCGACAGTAAAAACATAAAAAAAATGTATCGTAAAGAGGAAGTTGAAAGATACGCCCGCGAAAAATATTACATGAAACGCGAAAACGAAGACATTTACATTATCGACACCGATAAAGAATACCCTACAAACCAACCTATTAACTAA
- the udk gene encoding uridine kinase yields MLIIGIAGGTGSGKTTVVHQIMNELPETEVGIISQDSYYKANDHLSMDERALINFDHPRAIDFDLLCTHLQDLKAGKSINQPVYSFVHHNRTDDYILTHPRKVMIVEGILILTNPELRNLFDIKIFVHADSDERLIRRLKRDIADRGRDMNEVLNRYQTTLKPMHEQFIEPSKAYADIIIPNDKYNTVAIDIVRTVINKKIND; encoded by the coding sequence ATGCTTATAATTGGTATTGCAGGTGGCACTGGTAGCGGCAAAACTACTGTTGTTCACCAAATTATGAATGAATTACCTGAAACGGAAGTAGGTATTATTTCTCAAGATTCGTACTACAAAGCAAACGATCATTTGTCTATGGATGAACGTGCTTTAATTAATTTTGACCATCCAAGGGCTATTGATTTTGATTTGTTATGTACGCATTTACAAGATTTAAAAGCTGGCAAAAGCATAAACCAACCTGTTTATTCATTTGTTCATCACAACCGTACCGACGATTATATTTTAACCCACCCAAGAAAAGTTATGATTGTGGAAGGTATTTTAATACTTACAAACCCTGAACTACGCAATTTGTTTGATATTAAAATATTTGTTCATGCCGATTCTGACGAACGATTAATTAGAAGACTTAAACGTGATATTGCAGACAGAGGCCGTGATATGAACGAAGTGCTTAACAGATACCAAACCACCCTTAAACCAATGCATGAACAGTTTATTGAACCTTCAAAAGCATATGCAGATATTATTATTCCTAACGATAAATACAACACTGTTGCAATTGATATTGTTCGCACGGTTATAAACAAAAAAATAAACGATTAA
- a CDS encoding rhodanese-like domain-containing protein has product MFQFIKNLVDSNDSNLKEVLSSSNVFLVDVRTPEEFASGSAKKAVNIPLNQIVDQINSFKNKNNIVVFCRSGNRSNMAKNILKQNGIANVTNGGSLQNVLKNINF; this is encoded by the coding sequence ATGTTTCAATTCATAAAAAACTTAGTCGATTCTAACGATTCAAATCTTAAAGAAGTTCTTTCCTCATCAAATGTATTTTTGGTTGATGTTCGCACACCTGAAGAATTTGCAAGCGGTAGCGCAAAAAAAGCAGTTAACATTCCATTAAATCAAATAGTTGATCAAATAAATTCATTTAAAAACAAAAACAACATTGTGGTTTTTTGTCGCAGCGGAAACAGAAGCAACATGGCCAAAAATATTTTAAAACAAAACGGAATTGCAAATGTTACAAACGGTGGCAGTTTACAAAATGTTTTAAAAAATATAAATTTTTAA
- a CDS encoding MBL fold metallo-hydrolase: MKIEQIYTGCLAQGAYYIESNGEAVIIDPLREVQPYIEKATNDNAKIKYVLETHFHADFVSGHIDLAEKTGAKIVFGPTAKPNFNAYIATDNEILNVGNIQIKVIHTPGHTMESTCYLLIDENGKETSLFTGDTLFIGDVGRPDLAQKVVADLTQEKLASHLYESLHSKIMPLANDIIVYPAHGAGSACGKNMSKETTDTLGNQKQTNYALQPMSKADFIEKVLDGLMPPPAYFPENVLMNIKGYQSIDKVINKGTTALTSTEFELIANETNALILDTRDAQIFAKMFIPNSINIGSNGSFAPWVGALITDIKQPILLVTDEGKEEEMVTRLARVGYENTLGYLKGGIDAWKKAGKLTNTIKSITANELANILDKNPNTNILDVRKKSEHFSEHVIGSENIALDYINQELSAIDKNKTYYVHCAGGYRSMIFISILKARGYDNLIDVQGGFSAIKASEKFQISNFVCPSTML, translated from the coding sequence ATGAAAATAGAACAAATTTATACAGGATGTTTAGCACAAGGTGCTTATTATATTGAAAGTAATGGCGAAGCAGTAATTATTGATCCATTGCGAGAAGTACAACCCTATATTGAAAAAGCTACTAATGATAACGCTAAAATAAAATATGTGCTAGAAACTCATTTTCATGCCGATTTTGTGAGCGGACATATTGATTTAGCTGAAAAAACAGGAGCAAAAATTGTTTTTGGCCCTACTGCAAAACCAAATTTTAACGCTTACATTGCAACAGATAATGAAATTTTAAACGTTGGTAATATTCAAATAAAAGTAATACATACACCGGGTCATACAATGGAAAGTACTTGCTACTTGCTAATTGATGAAAACGGTAAAGAAACCAGCTTATTTACGGGCGACACCCTTTTTATTGGCGATGTTGGCAGACCAGATTTAGCACAAAAGGTTGTGGCCGATTTAACCCAAGAAAAACTAGCTAGCCATTTATATGAATCACTTCATAGTAAAATTATGCCTTTGGCTAATGATATAATAGTATATCCGGCACACGGAGCGGGTTCTGCTTGCGGTAAAAACATGAGCAAAGAAACCACCGATACATTAGGCAACCAAAAACAAACCAATTATGCTTTACAACCAATGAGTAAAGCAGATTTTATTGAAAAAGTTTTAGACGGATTAATGCCTCCACCTGCTTACTTTCCTGAAAATGTTTTAATGAATATTAAAGGATACCAAAGTATAGACAAGGTTATAAACAAAGGAACTACTGCACTAACATCAACCGAATTTGAATTAATTGCAAACGAAACCAATGCGTTAATTTTAGACACACGCGATGCCCAAATTTTTGCAAAAATGTTTATTCCTAATAGTATAAATATAGGTAGTAACGGTAGTTTTGCTCCTTGGGTTGGCGCATTAATTACCGATATTAAACAACCTATTTTACTTGTTACCGATGAAGGTAAAGAAGAAGAAATGGTTACTCGTTTAGCACGCGTTGGTTATGAAAATACACTTGGCTATTTAAAAGGTGGCATTGATGCTTGGAAAAAAGCAGGAAAACTAACAAACACAATTAAATCGATAACAGCTAACGAATTGGCAAATATTCTAGATAAAAACCCAAATACAAACATTTTAGATGTTCGTAAAAAAAGTGAACATTTTTCTGAACACGTAATAGGATCAGAAAACATTGCCTTAGATTATATAAATCAAGAACTTAGCGCTATTGATAAAAACAAAACTTATTATGTTCATTGCGCGGGTGGATACCGTTCTATGATATTTATCTCAATTTTAAAAGCACGTGGTTACGATAATTTAATTGATGTACAAGGTGGCTTTTCAGCCATAAAAGCGTCAGAAAAATTTCAAATAAGCAATTTTGTTTGTCCAAGTACTATGTTATAA
- a CDS encoding sulfite exporter TauE/SafE family protein, with protein sequence MATNILGYFLATLVGISLGLIGSGGSILTVPILVYIIGVNPILATTYSLFVVGSTALIGGTRNALQNTVDFKTVFIFGVPSIAVVYLTRTFLLPIIPDLIFTTAHFQFTKNIALMVLFAVVMIFASTAMIRPCINCNNTSTIPPQINYIYILIQGILVGVLTGLVGAGGGFLIIPALVLFAKMPIKQAVGTSLFIVAINSLSGFLGDVFHNQNINWYFLIPFSLSSILGLFVGMYLSKKINGNKLKTAFGWFVLIMGIYILFKEIFK encoded by the coding sequence ATGGCAACAAATATATTAGGCTATTTTTTAGCCACTTTAGTAGGTATCTCTTTAGGCTTAATTGGCAGTGGTGGATCAATACTTACGGTACCCATTTTAGTATACATTATAGGTGTTAACCCTATTTTAGCAACAACTTACTCACTTTTTGTTGTAGGCAGCACCGCTTTAATAGGTGGAACAAGAAACGCACTTCAAAACACCGTAGATTTTAAAACCGTTTTTATTTTTGGTGTTCCATCCATTGCAGTTGTTTACCTTACTCGTACCTTTTTACTACCAATAATTCCCGATTTAATTTTTACAACAGCTCATTTTCAATTTACAAAAAACATTGCTTTAATGGTTCTATTTGCTGTTGTAATGATTTTTGCTTCAACAGCAATGATACGTCCATGTATAAACTGCAATAACACATCAACCATACCCCCTCAAATAAATTATATTTACATTTTAATACAAGGCATTTTAGTGGGGGTTTTAACAGGTTTAGTGGGGGCTGGTGGCGGCTTTTTAATTATTCCAGCACTAGTTTTATTTGCAAAAATGCCCATTAAACAAGCTGTAGGAACATCGCTATTCATTGTGGCTATAAATTCACTTTCGGGCTTTTTGGGCGATGTATTTCACAACCAAAACATCAACTGGTACTTTTTAATTCCATTTAGTTTGTCATCAATTTTGGGGTTATTCGTAGGAATGTATCTTTCAAAAAAAATAAATGGAAATAAACTTAAAACAGCATTTGGGTGGTTTGTTTTAATAATGGGAATTTACATACTTTTTAAAGAAATTTTTAAATAA
- the rsmG gene encoding 16S rRNA (guanine(527)-N(7))-methyltransferase RsmG: MDEILAQFPNLTETQINQFQQLNDLYQDWNAKINVISRKDIDELYTKHVLHSLGIAKIMMFKPNASVMDVGTGGGFPAIPLAILFPETNFYAIDVIAKKIKVVQEVAAALNLKNLKAEQKRAELVTEKFDFIVSRAVTNMPDFVSWVKGKTKKQSLHDLENGILYLKGGDLTEELKDFPKATLYNLSDFFSNEFFETKKVVHLPLKYKV; this comes from the coding sequence ATGGATGAAATTTTAGCACAATTTCCTAATTTAACTGAAACACAAATAAACCAATTTCAGCAATTAAACGATTTGTATCAAGATTGGAACGCAAAAATAAATGTAATATCAAGAAAAGATATTGATGAATTGTACACCAAACACGTTTTACACTCGTTAGGCATTGCTAAAATAATGATGTTTAAACCAAATGCATCGGTAATGGATGTTGGTACAGGTGGCGGTTTTCCGGCAATACCTTTAGCTATTTTATTTCCCGAAACTAATTTTTATGCAATTGATGTTATTGCAAAAAAAATTAAAGTAGTGCAAGAAGTTGCTGCTGCTTTAAACCTTAAAAATTTAAAAGCCGAACAAAAAAGAGCCGAATTGGTTACTGAAAAATTCGATTTTATTGTGAGTCGCGCAGTTACAAACATGCCTGATTTTGTATCGTGGGTTAAAGGCAAAACCAAAAAACAATCGTTACACGATTTAGAAAACGGAATTTTGTATTTAAAAGGTGGCGATTTAACAGAAGAACTTAAAGATTTCCCTAAAGCTACACTTTATAACTTAAGTGACTTTTTTTCGAACGAATTTTTCGAAACTAAAAAAGTCGTGCATTTACCTTTAAAATATAAGGTTTAA
- a CDS encoding pyridoxal phosphate-dependent aminotransferase: MSANALSDRINNLSVSQTLAMAAKARELTALGKDIISLSLGEPDFNTPDFIKEAAKTAIDENWSNYPPVDGYLELKNAIINKFKRDNDLEYQPANIVVSTGAKQSLYNIAQAMINDGDEVILPAPYWVSYYEIVKMAGGVPVVVPTTVDSDFKMTAAQLQQAITPKTKMMWFSSPCNPSGSVYSKEELTVLVEVLNKHEQIYVVSDEIYEHINFTGSYCSIGSLPGMLNRTITVNGVAKAFAMTGWRIGYIGAPEFIAKACTKLQGQVTSGANSIAQRATIAALNANPSEINYMVDAFHKRRDLVMQLVNDIPGLKVNMPEGAFYVFPDVSYFFGKTLNGVEIKDADDLALYLLEYANVATVTGAAFGNPNCIRLSYATSEDVLIEAFKRIKAVLS; this comes from the coding sequence ATGAGTGCAAACGCGTTATCAGATAGAATTAATAATTTATCTGTTTCACAAACATTAGCTATGGCAGCTAAAGCCCGCGAATTAACAGCATTGGGTAAAGATATTATTAGTTTAAGTTTAGGCGAACCCGATTTTAATACGCCCGATTTTATTAAAGAAGCTGCTAAAACAGCAATTGATGAAAATTGGAGTAACTATCCGCCTGTTGATGGTTATTTAGAACTTAAAAATGCCATTATTAATAAGTTTAAACGCGATAATGATTTAGAATACCAACCTGCAAATATTGTGGTTTCAACAGGTGCTAAACAATCATTATACAACATTGCACAAGCCATGATAAATGATGGCGATGAAGTAATTTTACCTGCACCTTATTGGGTAAGTTACTACGAAATTGTGAAAATGGCAGGTGGTGTTCCAGTGGTTGTACCTACAACAGTTGATTCTGATTTTAAAATGACAGCAGCTCAACTTCAACAAGCCATTACTCCTAAAACAAAAATGATGTGGTTTAGTTCGCCATGTAATCCGTCGGGTTCAGTTTATAGCAAAGAAGAACTAACTGTATTGGTTGAAGTTTTAAATAAGCATGAGCAAATTTATGTGGTTTCTGATGAAATTTACGAACACATAAATTTTACAGGTAGTTATTGCAGTATTGGTTCGTTACCAGGTATGTTAAACAGAACCATTACAGTGAATGGTGTTGCAAAAGCATTTGCTATGACAGGTTGGCGTATTGGTTATATTGGCGCACCTGAATTTATTGCAAAAGCTTGTACAAAATTACAAGGACAAGTAACTAGTGGTGCAAATTCAATTGCACAACGCGCAACAATTGCGGCTTTAAATGCTAATCCTTCTGAAATTAATTATATGGTTGATGCTTTTCATAAGCGTAGAGATTTAGTTATGCAGTTGGTAAACGATATCCCTGGCTTAAAAGTAAATATGCCCGAGGGTGCTTTTTATGTTTTTCCCGATGTATCGTACTTTTTTGGTAAAACACTTAATGGCGTAGAAATAAAAGATGCTGATGATTTAGCGTTGTATTTATTAGAATATGCAAATGTAGCCACAGTTACAGGTGCGGCTTTTGGTAATCCAAATTGTATTCGTTTATCATATGCAACTAGCGAAGATGTTTTAATTGAAGCTTTTAAACGTATTAAGGCAGTTTTGTCTTAA
- a CDS encoding site-specific DNA-methyltransferase, whose product MPTLNWIGKDKVINHHQDVPYKVLEQQYTYSNGSEHTFNFPPLEGCPQDGVVHSENKIIHGDNLEALKSLLPQYEGKIKCIYIDPPYNTGNEGWVYNDNVNDPKIKKWLGQVVGKESEDLSRHDKWLCMMYPRLKLLHKLLADDGVIFISLDDNEFANLKLICDEIFGIYNFLNDVIWQHSIQPKGYLGKFSIHHNHTLVYSKNTSFILGNLERTDEHNKAYSNPDNDPRGKWRTGDVRNALYRPNLIYDIQTPSGKIIKPPKNGWRWSKETLNEKIETKEIFFNKDETNIVRKIYLTNVEGRAPETIWFGQDVGTTRDANKTLKEIFHNEDIPFDTPKPVNLIGRILEISTDKNSIILDSFAGSGTTAHAVLNLNKQDGGNRKFILIEMENYASTITAERVKRVIKGYGTEAKPIEGTGGHFSFYELGEPIFLENDLLNEAIGIEKIHEYVWFSETKSSYTKQEEQYLLGLKEQTAYYFYYDANAMTTLDESFLRKLKTKAEQYIIYADNCLLDEKLMSKYHIIFKKIPRDITRF is encoded by the coding sequence ATGCCAACACTCAATTGGATAGGAAAAGACAAAGTAATTAACCATCATCAAGATGTACCTTATAAAGTTTTAGAACAGCAATATACGTATAGCAATGGTTCAGAACACACTTTTAATTTCCCTCCTTTGGAGGGGTGTCCGCAGGACGGGGTGGTTCATAGTGAAAACAAAATTATTCATGGAGATAACCTTGAAGCTTTAAAGAGTTTGCTACCACAATATGAGGGCAAAATAAAGTGTATTTATATTGACCCTCCTTACAATACAGGAAATGAAGGCTGGGTTTATAATGATAATGTAAATGACCCTAAAATTAAAAAGTGGTTAGGACAAGTTGTTGGAAAAGAAAGTGAAGATTTATCTAGGCATGACAAGTGGTTGTGTATGATGTACCCCAGATTAAAGTTACTTCATAAATTATTAGCTGATGATGGTGTAATATTTATTTCATTGGATGATAATGAATTTGCAAACTTGAAACTAATTTGTGATGAGATTTTTGGTATTTATAATTTTTTAAATGATGTAATTTGGCAACATAGCATACAACCAAAAGGTTATCTTGGGAAATTTTCAATACATCATAATCATACTTTAGTTTACTCAAAAAACACAAGTTTTATTCTTGGAAATTTAGAAAGAACAGATGAACATAACAAAGCTTATTCAAATCCTGACAATGACCCAAGAGGAAAATGGAGAACAGGTGATGTTAGAAATGCATTATATAGACCTAATTTAATTTATGATATTCAAACTCCTTCAGGTAAAATAATTAAACCTCCAAAAAATGGTTGGAGATGGAGTAAAGAAACTTTAAATGAAAAGATTGAAACAAAAGAGATTTTCTTCAATAAAGATGAAACTAATATTGTAAGAAAAATTTATTTGACAAATGTTGAAGGAAGAGCACCTGAAACAATTTGGTTTGGTCAAGATGTAGGAACTACAAGAGATGCGAATAAAACACTAAAAGAGATATTCCATAACGAAGATATTCCATTTGACACACCAAAACCAGTAAATTTAATAGGTAGAATTTTAGAAATATCAACTGATAAAAACTCTATAATCCTCGATTCTTTTGCAGGTTCAGGCACAACAGCTCATGCTGTTTTAAACCTAAACAAACAAGATGGAGGTAACAGGAAATTCATTTTAATTGAAATGGAGAATTATGCCAGCACTATTACAGCTGAAAGAGTAAAAAGAGTAATTAAGGGTTATGGTACAGAAGCTAAACCTATAGAGGGAACAGGTGGCCATTTTAGTTTTTATGAGTTAGGAGAACCTATATTTTTAGAAAATGATTTATTAAATGAAGCCATTGGCATAGAAAAAATTCATGAGTATGTGTGGTTTTCAGAAACAAAATCTAGTTATACAAAGCAAGAGGAACAATACTTACTTGGATTAAAAGAGCAAACTGCTTACTATTTCTATTATGATGCAAATGCTATGACCACATTAGATGAAAGTTTTTTAAGAAAATTAAAAACTAAAGCAGAGCAGTATATAATTTATGCAGATAATTGTTTGTTAGATGAAAAACTAATGAGTAAATATCACATTATTTTCAAAAAAATACCTAGAGATATAACAAGGTTTTAG
- a CDS encoding virulence RhuM family protein, with protein MEENLNKFILYTAPSGEVRVDVLLQNESVWLTQKAIAELFGVQVPAISKHFKNIFEEGELIETSVISKMETTASDGKKYVTNYYNLDAIISVGYRVNSTKATQFRIWATKTLKEYIIKGFVLDDDRLKQGNALFGKDYFKELLQRVRSIRASERRIYQQVTDIFAECCIDYDKNSEITKNFYAMIQNKFHFAITGKTAAEIIYSKANKQADKMGLTTWKNSPDGRVLKQDVVIAKNYLEEKEIKQLERTVTSYFDYIEGLIERENTFTMAGLAESVNKFLNFNDYKILQGKGKVSKIQADKKALKEYEVFNKTQKIISDFDKEIKKLNKK; from the coding sequence ATGGAAGAAAACTTAAATAAATTTATTTTATATACTGCTCCAAGTGGAGAAGTACGAGTTGATGTTTTACTTCAAAATGAATCTGTTTGGTTAACTCAAAAAGCTATAGCAGAATTATTTGGAGTGCAAGTGCCAGCAATTAGCAAACACTTTAAGAATATTTTTGAAGAAGGAGAGCTTATTGAAACTTCAGTTATTTCCAAAATGGAAACAACTGCATCAGATGGGAAAAAATATGTAACAAATTATTATAACCTTGATGCTATTATTTCAGTTGGATATCGTGTAAATTCTACAAAAGCTACACAATTTAGAATTTGGGCAACCAAAACCTTAAAAGAATATATTATAAAAGGGTTTGTATTAGATGATGATAGACTAAAACAAGGAAATGCACTTTTTGGTAAAGATTACTTTAAAGAACTTTTACAAAGAGTTCGCTCTATTAGAGCCAGTGAAAGAAGAATTTACCAACAAGTTACCGATATTTTTGCTGAATGCTGTATTGATTATGATAAGAATTCAGAAATTACCAAAAACTTTTATGCTATGATTCAGAATAAGTTTCATTTTGCCATTACAGGTAAAACAGCTGCTGAAATTATTTATAGCAAAGCCAATAAGCAAGCAGATAAAATGGGACTTACCACTTGGAAAAACAGTCCAGATGGTAGGGTCTTAAAACAAGATGTCGTAATTGCTAAAAATTACTTAGAAGAAAAAGAAATTAAGCAATTAGAAAGAACTGTAACCTCTTATTTTGATTATATTGAAGGTTTAATAGAACGAGAAAACACATTTACCATGGCAGGTTTAGCTGAAAGTGTGAACAAATTTTTAAACTTTAATGATTATAAAATTTTGCAAGGCAAAGGTAAAGTATCAAAAATACAAGCAGATAAAAAAGCATTAAAAGAATATGAGGTTTTTAATAAAACTCAAAAAATAATTTCTGATTTTGATAAAGAAATTAAGAAATTAAATAAAAAATAA